CCTGGGGACAGTATGCGACAAGAATTGTCGGTGGTGTTTTGTTCCATTCGGTAGCGGGAAGTGCTCCTAATCCTTATGCGCTGCCGGCAGCGGAATATAACCGCCTCGGTTCACCGGCATCACACGGATGTGTGCGCCTTTGTGTGAGGGATGCGAAATGGATTTATGACAATTGTTCGATTGGTATGCAGGTAACAATCGGAGATAACCTGTATCTGCCGTTTGATAAACCGGCGACAATTCTGATTCCCCCGAGCCAGAACTGGGATCCGACGGACCCGAACATCTGATAGATGAAAGAATCGTGGAACAGATATAAAAGTGTGATCAGTTATCTTTTCTTCGGCGTATGTACAACGGCGGTCAATATTATCGTATATTACCTCTGTGCGCGGATGCTGAAGATGGGGACGGCAGGCAGCACGGCGGCAGCATGGGCTGCCGCCGTGTTGTTCGCCTATATTACCAATAAGCTCTTTGTGTTTGAGAGCAGGTCATTTGAGAAGAGCCTGATGATACGGGAGCTTGCATCTTTTTTTACATGCAGGCTGCTGACGGGGGTGCTCGATCTTGCCGTCATGTACATTTGTGTGGAACGTTTCGGGTGGAATGACATGATCATGAAGGTGATATCCAATGCGTTGGTGATCGTGATTAATTATGTGGCGAGTAAACTTTTAATTTTTAAAAAGAGTGTTGAGGATCAGAACTGTGAGTGAACAGTTCTGATCCTCTTTGCTCTGTGGATTATCCGTAAAGAATTGTAATAGATGCCGGATTAAATAGACACTATGCGTGTCACTACTGGCTGTAACGCATATCACGAAACGTGTCAATAAAAACTTCTCAGATGTGTCGTGCGTAAAGGTAGGCTTGACATTTTTATGTTCAATCCGTATAATAAAATATGTTCAAAAAATGAACATCGGGGTAATCTTATGAATAAAACGGAAAAATTTGAAAAAATACTGAACTGGATGAATCATCATGAATTTCAGAATCAGCGGGGACTGGCGGGTGATACTGGGATGTCACTCGGGACGGTCAATGCGTTGTTGAAGGAAATGGAGCAGGCAGATTATCTGTTAAAGTCGGGAAAACGATATTATCTGACGGAACGGGGAGAATCCTATCTGGCAGCTCTGAAGGAGGGCCAGCAGAATGTGAAGCTGAGGATCGGGGCCGGGACGGATAGGGTCAGAACGGCGGTTATCCTGGCAGCGGGGGACAATCCGTCATTTCCCTGTCCAGTAGGGCTTCTGAGACTAAACGGTGCGGCAGTTATCGACAGGATTCTGCACATTCTGACCCAGAATGGAATTGAACGCGTCTGCATCGTAACAGGCGCCATGGAAGAACAGTACCAGTCGTATTTTGAAAAACGGAATGTCACGCTGATCAGCAATCCACGGTATAAATGGACAGGAACCATGGAGTCACTTTCGCTCGCGGCTGAGTTTGTGGAGGAAGATTTTCTGCTGGTGGAGAGCAACCAGGTCTTTGAGGAAAAGGCGGTGACTGCGCTGATGAATCAGCCGGTGCCGAACTGTGTACTTATGACGGTTCCAAGCGGTTCCAGCGATGAGGCGTATGTGGAACTTGGAAAAGACCATACGGTCTTCAGAATATCCAAGGATATCCGACAGATGAATCACATCGACGGAGAAATGCTGGGAATCAGCAGGATCACGCTGCGTCTGTTTCAGAAGATGCTGGAATATTTCCGTGATAATACGAATCCGATGCTGAATTATGAGTACGTTCTCGAGTCGATCGGACGCCTGTATAAGATTCAGGGAATATTCCTGGACGATCTTGCATGGACGGTCATTGAAAATCAGAGTCTCTACGATATGGCAAGGAACCGAATTTATCCGAGGATCGTAAAGCGCGAACGTCTGGAGAAAGAAAACAGGGCGAGGGAGACACTGAAACACTGTATGAAGCTTGACGATGGGGAGATCGAAGAAGTCCGCATCGGGGGCGGTATGACGAATACTAATTTCTTTGTGCGCGTTCATGGCCGGGAATATATTCTGCGGATACCGGGGGCATGCACGGAGGAGATGATCAACAGGAAAAATGAACAGCACAACAGTGCGCTTGCATCTGCAGCGGGTATCAACCCGGTAAATGTTTACTTTCATGCAGATTCCGGTGTAAAGGTGACAGAATGTATCCAGGGCGCTGTGACTTTAAATGGAAAGACGGCACGGTTGGAAGAGATGATCAGAAAGACTACAGGAATCCTGCGCACGCTGCACCATTCGGGGATGAAGCTGTATGGGTCCTTCTCCGTGCTGGAAGAGTATGAGAAATACAAACGAATGATTGCAAAGAGCGGCGCCGTCTGGTATCAGGGGTTTGAGGAGATGGACGACTTTTTCTATACACTGCAGGAACGGCTGCAGCAGATCGGCATTGACAGGAAGCCTTGCCATAATGACCTTGTGCCTGAGAACCTTGTGCTTGACAAAGACGGAAGGATGTATCTGATCGACTGGGAATATTCGGGTTATAATGATCCGATGTGGGATCTGGCGTCTCATCTGCTGGAGTGCGAATTTACAGAGGACGAAGAGGAACTGCTGCTTTACCATTATTTCAGGAGGAAAGCTAAACCGGGAGAACTGGAAAAAATCCTGATTTTTAAAATTAGCCAGGATATCCTGTGGAGCGCCTGGACAGTGTTGAAGGAAAGAGAAGGGGAAGATTTTGGAACTTATGGGACGGATCGCCTGAAAAGGGCAGAACAGCTGAGAGAGGAGTATCAAAAACGTTATGGAAGATAAAAACCGTAGAATTGACTGGGGGATCACCATCGTACCACTGGTTGTGATCGCGGCGCTGTCCGCACTGCTGATGTGCTTTCCTGAGCGGGCGCAGAGTGTCGTGGGATTTTTGAAAAATATATTTGTGAATGAACTGGGGTTCTTTTATATCATACTGGGACTTGCGATCATCCTGATTGCCGTCGGGCTGGCTTTCTCCAGATATGGATCCATCCGGCTGGGCAATACGGAGAAGCCGCGGTACAGTACATTCAGCTGGGGAGCCATGATCTTTACTTCCACGATGGCGGCGGATATCCTGTACTGGTCGCTCATCGAGTGGTGCTACTACTATACGGCAACGCCGTTTGCGATGGAGAATATGACGCTGGCACAGCGGCAGGACTGGGCGTCTGCGTATCCGCTGTTCCACTGGGGCCCAATCCCCTGGGGGTTCTACATATTGCCGGCATGTGCCTACGCATATATGATGTTTGTAAAAAACAGAAAGCGCCAGACTCTGTCGGAGGCATGCCGGCCAATCTTAAAGCAGCGGTCCGATAAATTACCGGGGCGTGTCATTGATATGATCGCCGTGGTGGGTCTTCTTGCCGGGACGGCTACCACATTCTCACTGGCGACGCCGCTTCTGTCTGCGGCGATCGGCCGTGTGTTCAGTGTGGAGACTTCGGAGATCACATCCATCATTATTCTGCTGGTAATCGGCGTGGTATTTATCTTTGCCGTTATGAAAGGGATGAAAGCGATTTCGCATCTGGCAACCATCTGCGTTGTAATATTCGCGGTGCTGCTCGGGATATTCTTTCTCTTTGGACCAAAGATCTATATTATCGAGACGGGAATTTCTGCGATCGGAAACGTTGTCAATAATTTCTTTCACATGTCCACCTGGATGGATCCTCTGAGGCTGTCGGGGAGCGGCGGGACAGGCTTTCCACAGGACTGGACGATCTTTTACTGGGCATACTGGATCGCATGGTTTGTGGCGACACCGTTCTTTATTGCGAGGATATCGGAGGGGCGCACGATCAAACAGACGATTCTCGGAGGGCTGTCCTGCGGACTCCTGGGGACCTATCTGTCATTTATCGTGTTCGGCGGTTTTGGACTGCATGTACAGACAACGGGAAAAGCCGATCTGGCAGGCATGCTTGCAGGAGGGGCTTCTCCGGCTGAAGTGATATTAAAAGTTTTTGAT
The Ruminococcus gauvreauii genome window above contains:
- a CDS encoding GtrA family protein; translation: MISYLFFGVCTTAVNIIVYYLCARMLKMGTAGSTAAAWAAAVLFAYITNKLFVFESRSFEKSLMIRELASFFTCRLLTGVLDLAVMYICVERFGWNDMIMKVISNALVIVINYVASKLLIFKKSVEDQNCE
- a CDS encoding phosphotransferase, translating into MNKTEKFEKILNWMNHHEFQNQRGLAGDTGMSLGTVNALLKEMEQADYLLKSGKRYYLTERGESYLAALKEGQQNVKLRIGAGTDRVRTAVILAAGDNPSFPCPVGLLRLNGAAVIDRILHILTQNGIERVCIVTGAMEEQYQSYFEKRNVTLISNPRYKWTGTMESLSLAAEFVEEDFLLVESNQVFEEKAVTALMNQPVPNCVLMTVPSGSSDEAYVELGKDHTVFRISKDIRQMNHIDGEMLGISRITLRLFQKMLEYFRDNTNPMLNYEYVLESIGRLYKIQGIFLDDLAWTVIENQSLYDMARNRIYPRIVKRERLEKENRARETLKHCMKLDDGEIEEVRIGGGMTNTNFFVRVHGREYILRIPGACTEEMINRKNEQHNSALASAAGINPVNVYFHADSGVKVTECIQGAVTLNGKTARLEEMIRKTTGILRTLHHSGMKLYGSFSVLEEYEKYKRMIAKSGAVWYQGFEEMDDFFYTLQERLQQIGIDRKPCHNDLVPENLVLDKDGRMYLIDWEYSGYNDPMWDLASHLLECEFTEDEEELLLYHYFRRKAKPGELEKILIFKISQDILWSAWTVLKEREGEDFGTYGTDRLKRAEQLREEYQKRYGR
- a CDS encoding BCCT family transporter, producing MEDKNRRIDWGITIVPLVVIAALSALLMCFPERAQSVVGFLKNIFVNELGFFYIILGLAIILIAVGLAFSRYGSIRLGNTEKPRYSTFSWGAMIFTSTMAADILYWSLIEWCYYYTATPFAMENMTLAQRQDWASAYPLFHWGPIPWGFYILPACAYAYMMFVKNRKRQTLSEACRPILKQRSDKLPGRVIDMIAVVGLLAGTATTFSLATPLLSAAIGRVFSVETSEITSIIILLVIGVVFIFAVMKGMKAISHLATICVVIFAVLLGIFFLFGPKIYIIETGISAIGNVVNNFFHMSTWMDPLRLSGSGGTGFPQDWTIFYWAYWIAWFVATPFFIARISEGRTIKQTILGGLSCGLLGTYLSFIVFGGFGLHVQTTGKADLAGMLAGGASPAEVILKVFDQLPVTRIALVVLILAMIAFYASTFDAITLVVAGYSEKDLTGEKEPRKKLRAFWSCVFLLLPIALLFSESTLSNLQTISIIAAFPLGIIMILIVWGFFRELRGHWKIRKEDMEK